A stretch of Clostridiales bacterium DNA encodes these proteins:
- a CDS encoding C39 family peptidase yields the protein MKKKPIIPMVIGIIAITLAINYRSILIQGQSQDIKKQNDNTNISSDDKEKNDNNENREKNEANTFSADPSDELPTQPPLNKSSLLDVPVIKQNPGLYNGCEVTSLAMLLKYKGIAKSDKMTLARLVKKDSTPLVRDKSGNIIRWGDPNYGFVGDITGKKPGYGVYDKPLLELLEKYMPGKSVNLTGKGIDSLFRSIQNGNPVVVWVTVNYNVAKKFVTWEKDGKDIKATFSEHAVLLVGYDEWYCYVNNPYNGRKNEQIKKEVFEKVWESMGSMAISST from the coding sequence GTGAAGAAAAAACCGATTATACCTATGGTAATAGGTATAATCGCGATTACACTGGCCATAAACTACAGGAGTATATTGATTCAGGGCCAGAGTCAAGATATAAAGAAACAAAATGATAATACAAACATATCATCGGATGATAAGGAAAAGAATGATAATAATGAGAATAGGGAGAAGAATGAAGCAAATACTTTTTCCGCCGATCCATCTGATGAATTGCCGACTCAGCCTCCTCTAAATAAAAGCAGTTTGCTTGACGTGCCGGTTATTAAGCAAAATCCAGGATTGTACAATGGATGCGAGGTCACAAGTTTAGCCATGCTCCTTAAATATAAGGGGATTGCCAAGTCCGATAAAATGACTCTCGCGAGGCTAGTAAAAAAGGACAGTACTCCTCTTGTTCGCGATAAGTCTGGGAATATAATCAGATGGGGAGATCCGAATTATGGCTTTGTTGGTGATATCACAGGCAAGAAGCCTGGATACGGTGTTTATGATAAGCCTTTGCTGGAATTGCTTGAAAAATATATGCCTGGAAAATCTGTAAATTTAACAGGTAAGGGTATCGATTCATTATTTAGAAGCATACAGAATGGAAACCCTGTTGTCGTATGGGTTACGGTAAATTATAACGTTGCAAAAAAATTTGTGACATGGGAAAAGGATGGGAAGGATATCAAAGCCACTTTTTCAGAACATGCGGTTTTGCTTGTCGGCTATGACGAATGGTATTGCTATGTAAATAATCCATATAACGGTCGGAAAAACGAGCAGATTAAGAAAGAGGTATTTGAAAAGGTATGGGAATCTATGGGAAGCATGGCCATTTCTTCTACATAG
- a CDS encoding type II toxin-antitoxin system RelB/DinJ family antitoxin, translating to MVANTTNFSVRMDSDIKKQCEALYGELGMNLTTAINVFLRQSLRSGGFPFDVTLNTPNAVTIAAMQEAERIARDPNAKRYSDVEEALRELKK from the coding sequence ATTGTGGCTAATACAACAAATTTCAGTGTCCGTATGGACAGCGACATCAAAAAACAGTGCGAGGCGCTTTATGGAGAGCTTGGCATGAATCTCACAACGGCCATTAACGTATTTTTGAGGCAGTCGCTTCGGTCGGGCGGTTTTCCGTTTGATGTGACGCTCAACACGCCGAATGCCGTTACCATCGCCGCCATGCAGGAAGCTGAGCGCATTGCCCGCGACCCCAACGCAAAACGCTACAGCGATGTAGAGGAAGCGTTGAGGGAACTTAAAAAATGA
- a CDS encoding type II toxin-antitoxin system YafQ family toxin produces the protein MKLDIVWTSQFKKDYKLEMKRGQSIDLLDNIIRLLAKGEPLSETNRDHALSGNWIGHRECHIQSDWLLVYRVENDILVLTLARTGTHSDLFGK, from the coding sequence ATGAAATTGGATATTGTTTGGACATCCCAATTTAAGAAAGACTACAAGCTGGAGATGAAACGCGGGCAAAGCATCGATCTGTTGGACAATATCATTCGCCTGCTTGCCAAGGGCGAGCCGCTTTCAGAAACGAACCGCGACCATGCGCTATCTGGTAATTGGATAGGACATCGGGAATGTCATATTCAAAGCGACTGGCTGCTTGTGTACCGTGTGGAGAATGATATTCTTGTGCTGACACTGGCGCGTACCGGAACCCACAGCGATCTGTTTGGGAAATGA
- a CDS encoding transposase has product MPVLWALCGWQDKRRDDMQRRENYLYVGMDLHKDTHTAVLVNCWNEKLDVIVIENKPSEFNKLAKRVNKKALALGLSPIYGLENAYGYGRSLAVWLIEKGYIVKDVNPSLAYYQRKSAPMMKKNDEHDAYCVATVLINQLHTLPDAKSEDSHWKLSQLVNRRDTLVAEKCLTPSGVGVILKLQQILQYH; this is encoded by the coding sequence TTGCCGGTACTCTGGGCTTTATGTGGATGGCAGGATAAAAGAAGGGATGATATGCAGAGAAGAGAAAATTACCTCTATGTCGGTATGGATTTGCACAAGGACACCCATACCGCCGTTCTGGTGAATTGCTGGAATGAAAAATTAGACGTAATCGTGATTGAAAACAAGCCCAGCGAGTTTAATAAGCTGGCAAAACGGGTAAACAAGAAAGCCTTAGCGTTGGGACTGTCCCCGATTTACGGCCTGGAAAACGCTTATGGCTACGGCAGAAGCCTTGCGGTATGGCTCATTGAAAAAGGATATATCGTGAAGGACGTAAATCCTTCACTGGCTTATTACCAGCGCAAAAGTGCGCCCATGATGAAGAAAAACGATGAGCATGACGCTTATTGCGTGGCGACAGTGCTGATCAACCAGCTTCACACCCTTCCCGACGCAAAGTCGGAGGACAGCCATTGGAAGCTGTCACAGCTTGTCAACCGTCGGGACACCCTTGTCGCTGAAAAATGTCTTACACCATCAGGTGTCGGTGTTATACTAAAGTTACAGCAAATTCTTCAGTACCATTGA
- a CDS encoding transposon-encoded TnpW family protein has protein sequence MNNKNAAAITSADRKQPLLPAQRDVRPALVKKIGKTTYQVTINFSATSSETMSDKIMRMLRNEIQQM, from the coding sequence ATGAACAATAAAAACGCCGCCGCTATTACTTCAGCCGATAGGAAACAGCCGCTACTACCCGCGCAGAGGGATGTGCGTCCTGCGCTTGTGAAGAAGATCGGCAAAACCACCTACCAGGTGACGATTAATTTTAGTGCCACCAGCAGCGAAACCATGAGCGATAAAATCATGCGGATGCTGCGCAATGAGATACAGCAAATGTGA
- a CDS encoding valine--tRNA ligase encodes MDENVNLAKKYNPKEFEERIYKTWLENGYFTPRISRDKKPFTIVMPPPNITGQLHLGHALNVTLQDILIRWKRMEGYSALFLPGEDHASIATEVKVEEDLRGRGISKKEIGREAFLGYVWEWTKKYRERIKKQLQKLGTSCDWTRERFTMDEGLNDAVKTVFVNLYKKGLIYQGNRIINWCPRCKTALSDAEVEYTEQAGHLWYIKYPIKDSSEYITIATTRPETMLGDTAVAVNPDDERYRHLIGKTAMLPIMNREIPIVADEYVDMEFGTGCVKITPAHDPNDFEVGARHGLKQVRVMNDDGTMNSLAGKYQGMDRYDAREKIVSELSNLNLLVKIEDHVHDVGECYRCKTTIEPLLSKQWFVKMKPLAEPAIDAVREGKVKFIPDRFSKIYYNWMENIQDWCISRQLWWGHRIPVWYCMDCGNIIVSKNTPGRCDKCGSSNIKQDPDVLDTWFSSALWPFSTLGWPQKTEDLDYFYKTDVLVTGYDIIFFWVARMIFSGIESMGEVPFKYVYINGIVRDSEGRKMSKSLGNGIDPLDVIDKYGADALRFMLITGNSPGNDMRFYMERVEAARNFANKIWNASRFVIMNLDEMNIEKEEVENNLVIEDKWILSRFNRVVKEVTENLDKFELGIAAQKIYDFSWSEFCDWYIEMVKERLYRTDINSKKAAQYTLLYVLRGILKLLHPFMPFITEEIYDHLTADNEPIITSKWPQFHESAIDGDSEAKVNAIIDAIKGIRNVRAEMNVSPSRKARVIIVAHNGVTFDAMTEGKRFFEKLASASSIDVSSTKGNIPQNSVSAIIQGAEIYMPLSELIDIKREIERLTKEKERLDGELKRVNNKLGNEKFLSKAPEKIVEQEKSKKIKYQEMMNKVLERLKNLNS; translated from the coding sequence ATGGATGAGAATGTTAATTTGGCTAAAAAGTATAATCCGAAGGAATTCGAGGAAAGAATTTATAAAACATGGCTTGAAAATGGATATTTTACACCACGTATAAGTCGCGATAAAAAGCCTTTTACTATTGTAATGCCTCCTCCGAATATAACGGGTCAGTTGCATTTAGGGCATGCTCTGAATGTGACTTTACAGGATATATTGATCAGGTGGAAGAGGATGGAAGGCTATTCAGCGCTATTTCTTCCGGGAGAAGATCATGCAAGCATCGCAACTGAGGTAAAAGTGGAAGAGGATTTAAGGGGAAGAGGCATTTCGAAAAAAGAGATAGGCAGAGAGGCTTTTTTGGGTTATGTCTGGGAATGGACAAAAAAATACAGGGAGAGAATAAAAAAGCAACTTCAAAAATTGGGAACTTCATGTGACTGGACAAGAGAGCGCTTTACAATGGATGAAGGATTAAACGATGCAGTGAAAACGGTTTTTGTAAATTTATATAAAAAAGGGCTTATATATCAAGGAAACAGGATAATAAACTGGTGCCCCAGATGTAAAACTGCATTGTCCGATGCAGAAGTGGAATATACCGAGCAAGCGGGGCATCTCTGGTATATAAAATATCCGATAAAGGACAGCAGCGAGTATATAACAATCGCCACGACGAGACCGGAGACCATGCTCGGCGATACTGCCGTGGCTGTAAATCCTGATGATGAGAGGTATAGGCATTTAATAGGCAAAACTGCCATGCTTCCCATAATGAACAGGGAAATACCTATTGTAGCGGATGAATATGTCGATATGGAATTTGGAACGGGATGTGTAAAAATAACCCCCGCCCATGATCCGAATGATTTTGAAGTGGGAGCAAGGCATGGTCTAAAGCAGGTAAGGGTAATGAATGACGACGGCACCATGAACAGCCTGGCTGGAAAATACCAAGGCATGGACAGATATGATGCCAGAGAAAAAATAGTTTCAGAGCTTTCAAATTTAAATCTTTTGGTGAAAATCGAGGACCATGTCCACGATGTCGGAGAATGTTACAGGTGCAAGACGACAATAGAGCCTCTGCTATCAAAACAATGGTTCGTCAAGATGAAACCTCTTGCAGAGCCGGCAATAGATGCCGTAAGGGAGGGCAAAGTAAAATTTATACCAGACAGGTTTTCAAAGATATATTATAACTGGATGGAGAACATACAGGATTGGTGCATATCGAGGCAGCTCTGGTGGGGGCACAGGATTCCCGTATGGTATTGCATGGACTGCGGAAATATAATCGTTTCAAAAAATACTCCCGGCAGATGTGATAAATGCGGCTCTTCAAATATAAAGCAGGACCCGGATGTGCTGGATACATGGTTTAGTTCAGCGCTCTGGCCTTTTTCAACATTGGGATGGCCCCAAAAAACAGAAGATCTCGATTACTTTTATAAAACGGATGTGCTCGTGACAGGATATGATATCATATTTTTCTGGGTGGCAAGAATGATTTTTTCAGGAATCGAATCGATGGGGGAAGTGCCTTTTAAATATGTTTATATAAACGGTATCGTAAGGGATTCAGAAGGAAGAAAAATGAGCAAGTCCCTGGGTAATGGCATAGATCCGTTAGATGTAATCGATAAATATGGTGCAGACGCATTAAGGTTCATGCTGATTACCGGAAACAGTCCGGGAAACGATATGAGATTCTATATGGAAAGAGTTGAGGCTGCAAGAAATTTTGCAAATAAGATATGGAATGCGTCAAGGTTTGTCATAATGAACTTGGATGAAATGAATATCGAAAAAGAAGAAGTTGAAAATAACTTAGTTATTGAAGATAAGTGGATACTCAGCAGATTTAACAGAGTGGTAAAAGAAGTTACAGAGAATCTGGATAAATTTGAACTTGGAATAGCAGCGCAGAAAATATATGATTTTTCATGGTCTGAGTTTTGTGACTGGTATATTGAAATGGTAAAGGAGAGGCTGTATAGGACGGATATAAATTCAAAAAAAGCAGCACAGTATACTCTTTTATATGTTCTTCGTGGGATTTTAAAGCTTCTTCATCCATTCATGCCTTTTATTACAGAAGAAATATATGATCACTTAACAGCAGACAATGAACCTATAATCACGTCAAAATGGCCGCAATTTCATGAATCGGCCATCGATGGTGATTCGGAGGCGAAAGTGAATGCAATAATCGATGCAATAAAGGGTATAAGGAATGTAAGGGCGGAAATGAACGTTTCGCCTTCAAGAAAGGCAAGGGTTATCATTGTAGCTCACAACGGCGTTACATTTGATGCCATGACCGAAGGAAAGAGGTTTTTTGAGAAACTTGCAAGTGCAAGCAGTATAGATGTATCAAGCACAAAGGGAAATATACCTCAAAATTCAGTAAGCGCGATAATCCAGGGAGCCGAAATCTATATGCCTCTTTCGGAGCTTATAGATATCAAAAGGGAGATAGAGAGGCTGACTAAGGAGAAGGAGAGGCTCGACGGCGAATTAAAAAGGGTCAATAATAAGCTGGGCAATGAAAAATTTTTATCAAAGGCCCCGGAAAAAATCGTTGAACAGGAAAAATCCAAAAAGATAAAATATCAGGAAATGATGAATAAAGTCCTTGAAAGGCTTAAAAACCTGAATAGTTAA